The Marinilongibacter aquaticus genome has a window encoding:
- a CDS encoding MmcQ/YjbR family DNA-binding protein produces MISEENFIEMALSFPGTEQKPHFDRVGFKLIGKRMFASYLAKNNTSNIFLSLDEQKAFCELSPTYIFPVPNKWGEKGATTFELNHLPKEYVYEALLSAYSAVLNSKKSK; encoded by the coding sequence ATGATTTCCGAGGAAAATTTCATAGAAATGGCTCTTTCATTTCCGGGTACAGAGCAAAAACCACATTTCGATCGCGTGGGCTTTAAGCTTATTGGCAAAAGGATGTTTGCTTCGTATTTGGCTAAAAACAACACGTCGAATATTTTTCTTAGTCTCGATGAGCAAAAGGCCTTTTGCGAATTGAGTCCAACATATATTTTTCCCGTGCCGAATAAATGGGGCGAAAAGGGAGCGACTACTTTTGAACTGAATCATCTGCCGAAAGAATATGTATACGAAGCTTTGCTTTCGGCTTACTCGGCGGTATTGAATTCGAAGAAAAGCAAATGA
- a CDS encoding acyltransferase family protein, protein MKSNSYIKSLDGLRFLAVTLVLADHWSGDRLGFPASYFGVCLFFVLSGFLITRILLKAKTNDQEANRGHGFSLRQFYIRRTIRIFPLYYLVLAVLFLLNTPPVREKIFWLATYMSNNYIAYNNSWLGIVDHLWSLAVEEQFYIFFPFIILFVPFKHIPKLLLGFVGIAVLLRAILFVQSGSWIPSYVLMPACLDAFGLGGLLAYFLFFEKEKALRVFRKGTGLYIGLLLYILCVVWINHVGEGHNYVSSIYLRLAESILSMGIIGFLVTQNKSTLHTLFEWNPLVYIGKISYGIYIYHNFVYNAYHQISWSPVVKLVHKLEQSSSLILSSTVFKIVVLYTLTVALSSLSWFLFEKPINQLKNKFGY, encoded by the coding sequence TTGAAGTCGAACAGTTACATCAAGTCGCTCGACGGCCTTCGCTTTTTGGCTGTTACACTGGTTCTGGCCGACCATTGGTCTGGAGACAGGCTGGGTTTTCCGGCTTCTTATTTTGGAGTCTGCTTGTTTTTTGTCCTTAGCGGTTTTTTGATCACGCGGATACTCCTCAAAGCAAAAACAAACGACCAAGAGGCCAATCGCGGCCACGGTTTTTCATTGCGACAATTTTACATTCGGCGTACCATCCGAATCTTCCCGCTTTATTATTTGGTATTGGCGGTGCTTTTTCTGCTCAATACGCCGCCCGTTCGCGAAAAAATATTTTGGCTGGCCACCTACATGAGCAACAATTACATTGCTTATAACAACAGCTGGCTCGGCATAGTCGACCACCTTTGGTCTTTGGCCGTAGAAGAACAATTCTATATTTTCTTTCCCTTTATAATATTGTTTGTGCCTTTTAAGCATATTCCCAAACTATTGCTCGGTTTTGTGGGCATAGCCGTCCTCTTGCGGGCCATTTTATTCGTGCAATCGGGCTCGTGGATTCCCTCGTATGTACTCATGCCGGCCTGTTTGGATGCCTTCGGTTTGGGCGGCCTTTTGGCATATTTCCTCTTCTTCGAGAAAGAAAAAGCCCTAAGGGTTTTCCGAAAGGGCACTGGACTTTACATCGGCCTTCTGCTTTATATTCTTTGCGTGGTTTGGATTAACCATGTGGGCGAAGGGCACAATTACGTGTCTTCCATTTACCTGCGGCTGGCCGAATCCATACTTTCTATGGGCATAATTGGTTTTCTGGTTACCCAAAACAAGAGCACTCTTCATACGCTTTTTGAATGGAATCCTTTAGTGTACATCGGGAAGATTTCTTACGGCATTTACATCTATCACAATTTTGTCTACAACGCCTATCATCAAATTTCCTGGAGCCCCGTGGTGAAATTGGTGCATAAACTTGAGCAGTCCTCCTCCTTGATTTTGTCGTCTACAGTATTTAAAATTGTCGTGTTGTATACCCTTACTGTGGCCTTGTCAAGTTTGTCGTGGTTTTTATTTGAAAAGCCTATCAATCAATTGAAGAACAAATTCGGATACTGA